From Leptotrichia wadei, one genomic window encodes:
- a CDS encoding cell division protein FtsL — protein sequence MNSVSKNKKMRMEILDVPKITNTARSHEEARRKKVVAPTEVRRKLSRTAGLDKKLIKTVMFYIVIITSVALLRSFVGYDVASLGKKIQKEENKLKELKKDVARLDNEFINSDNLKIQEQKAKEQGFSFPSDPTYIDLGK from the coding sequence ATGAATAGTGTATCTAAAAATAAAAAAATGCGAATGGAAATATTAGATGTTCCCAAAATTACAAATACAGCAAGATCACACGAAGAGGCAAGAAGAAAAAAAGTAGTAGCTCCTACAGAAGTTAGAAGAAAACTTTCCAGAACTGCAGGGCTAGATAAAAAACTTATAAAAACGGTTATGTTTTATATTGTGATTATAACGTCAGTGGCATTATTAAGATCTTTTGTTGGATATGATGTTGCAAGTTTAGGGAAAAAAATACAAAAAGAAGAGAATAAATTAAAAGAATTAAAAAAAGATGTTGCAAGATTAGATAATGAATTTATTAATAGTGATAATTTAAAAATTCAGGAACAAAAAGCAAAGGAACAAGGTTTTTCTTTTCCAAGTGATCCTACATATATAGATTTGGGAAAATAG
- a CDS encoding V-type ATP synthase subunit K — MNFSQFLVQNGGIVMATLGAALATLLAGIGSAKGVGIVGEVASGLMSEEPEKFGKSLVLQLLPGTQGLYGFVIGLMVLGKLKPEMPIQTGLGILMACLPIAFAGYGSAIAQGRVAASGISLLAKNEEQNTKGIIYAVMVETYALLAFVVSIMLLAKF, encoded by the coding sequence ATGAATTTTTCACAGTTTTTAGTACAAAATGGAGGAATCGTAATGGCGACATTAGGTGCGGCATTAGCGACATTATTAGCAGGAATTGGATCAGCAAAAGGTGTAGGAATCGTTGGGGAAGTAGCATCAGGACTTATGAGTGAAGAACCTGAAAAGTTTGGTAAATCGTTAGTATTGCAATTATTGCCAGGTACACAAGGATTATATGGATTTGTTATCGGACTTATGGTGTTAGGAAAATTAAAACCTGAAATGCCAATACAAACTGGATTAGGAATTTTAATGGCTTGTTTACCAATCGCATTTGCAGGATATGGATCAGCTATTGCACAAGGTAGAGTTGCAGCTTCTGGTATTAGCTTACTTGCTAAAAATGAAGAACAAAATACAAAAGGTATTATTTATGCGGTAATGGTTGAAACTTATGCATTGTTAGCATTCGTTGTTTCAATTATGTTATTGGCAAAATTCTAG
- the thrC gene encoding threonine synthase, protein MNYKSTREINPNNVKSSTFGALHGLCEDGGLYIPEKLPNVKLTYEELKDLSYQEISEKIIKLFFTEFSDEEIKTAINNAYNSTTFNDKNIVPVHKLNDKVSFGELFHGRTLAFKDLALSLFPYLLLLSKEKQKEDKKILILAATSGDTGKAALEGFKDVDGINIVVFYPKNGVSPMQEEQMRKQLGNNVEIVAINGNFDDAQSAIKVIFSSDEFKKYANEHDVMFSSANSINIGRLFPQVIYYVTTYVNLVNAGTIKAGEEFNVVVPTGNFGNILAGFIAKKLGIPIKKFISASNKNKVLADFFQTGTYNKNRDFYATNSPSMDILLSSNFERYLYYALNEDSKRVSELIKNLLSGGELSVSDKELKNIQNEFYGEFANDDETVSAIKEIYENYHYLMDPHTAVAYSVYEKLDEKHLDKNIHTVVMSTAHPFKFPTPIAKALGLDDTKEPYTILDEVSEITGVKFPEKLTEVRNSEIRFSDVIDKADIQDFVKKYIKDLK, encoded by the coding sequence ATGAACTATAAAAGTACAAGAGAAATTAATCCCAATAATGTAAAAAGTTCCACTTTTGGGGCACTTCATGGACTTTGCGAAGATGGAGGATTGTATATTCCAGAAAAATTGCCAAATGTGAAATTGACTTACGAAGAATTGAAAGACTTGTCTTATCAAGAAATTTCAGAAAAAATTATAAAATTATTTTTTACAGAATTTTCAGATGAAGAAATAAAAACTGCTATAAATAATGCTTATAACAGCACAACTTTTAACGACAAAAACATTGTTCCAGTTCACAAATTAAATGATAAAGTGAGCTTTGGAGAATTATTTCACGGAAGAACATTGGCGTTTAAAGATTTGGCTTTATCACTTTTCCCATATTTACTTCTTTTGAGTAAGGAAAAACAAAAAGAAGACAAAAAAATCTTAATTTTGGCAGCGACTTCTGGAGATACTGGAAAAGCAGCACTTGAAGGATTTAAAGATGTTGATGGAATTAACATTGTCGTTTTTTATCCAAAAAATGGAGTTAGTCCAATGCAGGAAGAGCAAATGAGAAAACAGCTTGGAAACAATGTGGAAATCGTTGCAATTAACGGAAATTTTGACGATGCTCAAAGCGCTATAAAAGTGATTTTTTCAAGCGATGAATTTAAAAAATATGCAAATGAACACGATGTTATGTTTTCAAGTGCAAATTCAATAAATATTGGAAGACTATTCCCGCAAGTTATATATTATGTGACAACTTATGTAAATTTAGTAAATGCTGGAACAATTAAAGCTGGGGAAGAATTTAATGTAGTAGTTCCAACTGGAAATTTTGGAAATATTTTAGCAGGGTTTATTGCAAAAAAACTTGGAATACCAATCAAAAAATTTATTTCAGCTTCAAACAAAAACAAAGTTTTAGCTGACTTTTTCCAAACAGGAACATATAACAAAAACAGAGACTTTTATGCAACAAATTCGCCATCAATGGACATTCTTCTTTCATCAAACTTTGAAAGATACTTATATTATGCGTTAAATGAAGACAGCAAGAGAGTAAGTGAATTAATTAAAAACTTGCTTTCAGGTGGAGAATTATCGGTAAGCGACAAAGAACTAAAAAATATTCAAAATGAATTTTACGGAGAATTTGCAAATGATGATGAAACTGTAAGTGCAATTAAGGAAATTTATGAAAATTATCACTATTTAATGGATCCACATACGGCAGTTGCTTATTCTGTTTATGAAAAATTAGACGAAAAACATTTAGATAAAAATATTCACACAGTAGTAATGTCAACAGCCCATCCATTTAAATTCCCGACTCCAATTGCAAAAGCACTAGGATTGGATGATACAAAAGAGCCATATACAATTTTGGATGAAGTTTCAGAAATTACTGGAGTAAAATTCCCTGAAAAATTAACTGAAGTTAGAAATTCTGAAATTAGATTTTCAGATGTGATTGATAAGGCTGATATTCAGGATTTTGTAAAAAAATATATAAAAGATTTAAAATAA
- a CDS encoding V-type ATP synthase subunit F → MHKIGVVGDKDSILSFKALGIDVYPVITKEEARSTIDEMASNDYGIIFVTEQIATLVENTIERYNREVLPAVILIPNNQGSLGIGLKKIDEYVEKAIGSNIF, encoded by the coding sequence ATGCATAAAATAGGTGTAGTTGGAGATAAGGATTCTATTTTATCATTTAAGGCATTGGGAATTGATGTGTATCCAGTCATTACAAAGGAAGAAGCCAGAAGTACAATTGATGAAATGGCAAGCAATGACTATGGCATTATCTTTGTAACAGAGCAAATTGCCACATTAGTTGAAAATACTATTGAAAGATACAATCGTGAAGTGCTTCCAGCTGTTATTTTGATTCCGAATAATCAGGGAAGTCTAGGAATTGGACTTAAAAAGATAGACGAATACGTTGAAAAGGCAATAGGATCGAACATATTTTAG
- a CDS encoding V-type ATP synthase subunit I has protein sequence MAIVKMSKFELVVFAEQRAKVLKALQKFKEVNFVDIKLRDENGEIDKDAVEGVSKYVNNEELTHIDERLYQLSSAISLIKKYDERKTRLRDIIHGNENYTFDTLSKKVLTYDWKKVTSELNSIGVKYSQIKSEISKKYARYDEIDLWERLDVNPMELKKLKKVNTFLGTIPLKLKGEFIEGISKLDKTYYEELKIVKDEVYYLVISSIDESEKEKLSEVFRNSSFGVENLDIDAVPQDYKNELQKEIGELKKQKRKLKAQIKTYSEDLTDLQAVYEYMQNKKLRIVESEKLAQTENTVLIKGWIPTEKVQDFEKVVKGETGSSYYLTFEEAEKDDATVPIKLKNGKVASVFENLTGMYAYPRYNEIDPTPLFTPFYILFFGMMGADVGYGLVLLLATMFVLKVVNLSSQMRKSVKFFFYLSFSVIFWGILYGSYFGAEIPGMWRLINPSKEYNTLLIGSIVFGVVHIFIGLAIKAYMLIRDGKALDAVYDVLFWYMALMGGMAYLVFKMKNLSPAVTSVSMWIMIVGMVGIVLTGGRDAKGVGAKLGGGLYSLYGISSYVGDFVSYSRLMALGLSGGFIASAINMIAGMISGSWVGMIFIPVILLGGHLFNMFLSFLGAYVHTSRLMYVEYFGKFYEGGGKPFKDFRTENKYINLDD, from the coding sequence ATGGCAATAGTTAAAATGAGCAAATTTGAATTGGTTGTTTTCGCAGAACAGAGAGCTAAAGTATTAAAGGCACTTCAAAAATTTAAGGAAGTAAATTTTGTAGACATTAAGTTGCGTGATGAAAATGGAGAAATAGATAAGGATGCGGTTGAAGGTGTTTCAAAATATGTAAATAATGAAGAATTGACACATATCGATGAAAGACTTTATCAGTTAAGCAGTGCAATTTCTCTTATTAAGAAGTATGATGAAAGAAAGACACGTTTAAGGGATATTATTCATGGAAATGAAAATTATACTTTTGATACATTGTCTAAAAAAGTACTGACTTATGACTGGAAAAAAGTTACTTCAGAATTAAATTCAATTGGAGTGAAGTATTCACAAATAAAATCTGAAATTTCTAAAAAATATGCACGATATGATGAGATTGATTTGTGGGAACGGCTAGATGTAAATCCTATGGAATTAAAGAAATTGAAAAAGGTAAATACATTTCTTGGAACGATACCGTTAAAATTAAAGGGTGAATTTATTGAAGGCATTTCTAAACTTGATAAAACTTATTATGAAGAACTTAAAATAGTAAAAGATGAAGTTTATTATCTTGTAATTTCAAGTATAGATGAAAGTGAAAAGGAAAAATTGTCTGAAGTTTTTAGAAATAGCAGTTTTGGTGTGGAAAATCTTGATATTGATGCAGTTCCGCAAGACTATAAAAATGAATTGCAAAAGGAAATAGGTGAGCTGAAAAAGCAAAAACGTAAACTGAAGGCTCAAATTAAGACTTATAGTGAAGATTTGACTGATTTACAGGCGGTTTATGAATATATGCAAAATAAAAAGCTACGTATTGTAGAATCAGAAAAATTGGCACAAACTGAAAATACTGTTTTAATAAAGGGATGGATTCCTACGGAAAAAGTTCAGGACTTTGAAAAAGTTGTAAAAGGTGAAACTGGAAGCAGTTATTATTTGACGTTTGAAGAAGCGGAAAAAGATGATGCGACAGTGCCGATAAAATTGAAAAATGGAAAAGTTGCGAGTGTATTTGAAAATTTAACAGGGATGTATGCTTATCCTAGATATAATGAAATTGATCCGACACCGCTGTTTACACCATTTTATATTTTGTTTTTTGGAATGATGGGAGCAGATGTAGGATATGGACTCGTTTTGCTGCTTGCAACAATGTTTGTCTTGAAAGTGGTAAACTTAAGTTCACAAATGAGAAAATCGGTTAAATTTTTCTTTTATCTAAGTTTTTCAGTTATTTTCTGGGGAATTTTATATGGTTCATATTTTGGAGCAGAAATACCTGGAATGTGGCGGCTTATAAATCCATCAAAAGAATATAATACTTTATTAATTGGTTCGATTGTATTTGGAGTAGTTCATATATTTATTGGATTGGCAATAAAGGCGTATATGCTTATTAGAGATGGTAAGGCATTGGATGCTGTTTATGACGTGTTATTCTGGTATATGGCACTTATGGGCGGAATGGCTTATTTAGTATTTAAAATGAAAAATTTATCGCCTGCTGTAACAAGTGTGTCAATGTGGATTATGATTGTTGGAATGGTTGGAATCGTACTTACTGGTGGACGTGATGCTAAGGGAGTTGGAGCAAAACTTGGAGGAGGGCTTTATAGCCTTTACGGAATCTCAAGTTATGTTGGAGATTTTGTGTCTTATTCAAGACTTATGGCTTTGGGACTTTCTGGTGGATTTATTGCGTCGGCTATAAATATGATCGCTGGAATGATTAGCGGAAGCTGGGTTGGAATGATATTTATTCCAGTAATATTGCTAGGTGGACATTTATTTAATATGTTCTTGTCTTTCCTTGGAGCTTATGTTCATACTTCAAGACTTATGTATGTTGAATATTTTGGTAAGTTTTATGAAGGCGGAGGAAAGCCGTTTAAAGATTTTAGAACAGAAAATAAATATATAAATCTTGATGATTAG
- a CDS encoding V-type ATP synthase subunit B — translation MLKEYKTIKEVVGPLMMVEGVEGIKYEELVEIETQKGELRRGRVLEVNGDKAVVQLFENSAGINLKDSKVRFLGRPLSLGVSEDMIGRVFDGLGRPKDNGPKIIPEKTLDINGTAINPVARDYPSEFIQTGVSAIDGLNTLVRGQKLPIFSGSGLPHAELALQIARQAKVLGTDSKFAVVFGAIGITFEEAQTFTEDFIKTGAIDRAVLFMNLANDPAIERLSTPKMALTCAEYLAFEKGMHVLVILTDLTNYCEALREVSAARKEVPGRRGYPGYLYTDLSTIYERAGRIKGREGSITQIPILTMPEDDKTHPIPDLTGYITEGQIILSRDLYKQNLMPPIDVLPSLSRLKDKGIGKGKTREDHADTMNQLFAAYAAGKEAKELAVILGESALSETDKAFVKFTTAFEEQYVAQGFDNNRTIEDTLNLGWDLLKILPRTELKRIRDEYLEKYLPAGDE, via the coding sequence ATGCTTAAGGAATATAAAACTATTAAGGAAGTTGTAGGACCATTGATGATGGTTGAAGGTGTTGAAGGAATCAAATATGAAGAACTTGTTGAAATTGAAACTCAGAAGGGAGAACTTCGTCGTGGGCGTGTGCTTGAAGTAAATGGAGATAAGGCTGTCGTTCAATTATTTGAAAATTCAGCTGGAATTAACCTGAAAGATTCAAAAGTTAGATTTCTTGGTAGACCGCTTTCGCTTGGAGTGTCTGAAGATATGATTGGACGTGTATTTGATGGACTTGGACGTCCAAAAGACAATGGACCAAAAATTATTCCTGAAAAGACATTGGATATTAACGGAACAGCTATAAATCCAGTTGCCCGTGATTATCCGTCAGAATTTATCCAAACTGGAGTTTCTGCAATTGATGGGCTAAATACTCTTGTTAGAGGACAAAAATTACCAATATTCTCTGGTTCAGGACTTCCACATGCAGAATTAGCACTTCAAATCGCAAGACAAGCAAAAGTTTTGGGAACAGATTCTAAATTTGCGGTAGTATTTGGAGCGATTGGGATTACATTTGAAGAAGCTCAAACATTTACGGAAGATTTTATAAAAACTGGGGCAATAGATAGAGCAGTATTGTTTATGAATTTGGCTAATGATCCAGCAATTGAGCGTCTGTCTACACCAAAAATGGCACTTACTTGTGCAGAATATTTGGCATTTGAAAAAGGAATGCATGTACTTGTAATTTTGACTGACTTGACTAACTATTGTGAAGCATTGCGTGAAGTGTCGGCGGCAAGAAAAGAGGTTCCAGGAAGAAGAGGATATCCAGGATACTTATATACTGACTTGTCAACAATTTATGAAAGAGCGGGAAGAATTAAAGGGCGTGAAGGATCAATTACGCAAATACCTATTTTAACAATGCCTGAAGATGATAAGACTCACCCAATTCCAGATTTGACTGGATATATTACAGAAGGGCAAATAATCTTATCAAGAGATTTATATAAACAAAATTTGATGCCTCCAATTGATGTTTTGCCGTCGCTTTCAAGATTGAAGGATAAAGGAATTGGAAAAGGGAAGACAAGGGAAGATCATGCGGATACAATGAACCAATTATTTGCGGCTTATGCAGCTGGTAAAGAAGCTAAAGAACTGGCTGTAATTTTGGGAGAATCAGCATTGTCTGAAACTGATAAAGCATTTGTTAAATTTACAACAGCATTTGAGGAACAATATGTGGCTCAAGGGTTTGATAATAACAGAACTATTGAAGATACATTAAATTTAGGATGGGATTTACTAAAAATATTACCAAGAACAGAGTTGAAAAGAATTAGAGATGAATATTTGGAAAAATATTTACCTGCAGGAGATGAATAG
- a CDS encoding V-type ATP synthase subunit D, whose translation MARLNVNPTRMELSRLKTRLKTAKSGHKLLKDKQDELMRQFIILVKQNRKLRVEVEGKLQDSFKDFLLARGVMSDEMLENAIAYSEDKLSVNIETKNVMSVIVPQMTFNKDMESREVNYPYGYAQTSADLDDAVDGLNQVMKDLLELAEIEKACQLMADEVEKTRRRVNALEYMTIPQLEETIRYIQMKLDENERSSITRLMKVKDMMAEKA comes from the coding sequence ATGGCAAGATTAAATGTAAATCCTACAAGAATGGAGTTAAGCCGTTTAAAGACACGTCTAAAAACTGCTAAAAGTGGACATAAACTGTTAAAGGACAAGCAAGATGAACTTATGCGGCAATTTATTATTTTGGTAAAACAAAATAGAAAGTTACGTGTAGAAGTTGAAGGAAAGTTACAAGATTCATTTAAGGATTTTCTTCTTGCAAGGGGAGTAATGTCTGATGAAATGCTGGAAAATGCCATTGCCTATTCAGAAGATAAACTTTCTGTAAATATAGAAACTAAAAATGTAATGAGTGTAATTGTGCCTCAAATGACTTTTAATAAGGATATGGAAAGTAGGGAAGTAAACTATCCTTATGGATATGCTCAAACTTCTGCTGACCTAGATGATGCTGTTGACGGCTTAAATCAAGTAATGAAAGATTTGCTTGAACTGGCGGAAATAGAAAAGGCTTGTCAGCTTATGGCAGATGAAGTGGAAAAGACAAGACGTCGTGTAAATGCACTGGAATATATGACAATTCCACAACTTGAAGAAACAATCCGTTATATCCAGATGAAACTTGATGAAAATGAAAGATCAAGTATTACAAGGCTTATGAAAGTTAAGGATATGATGGCTGAAAAAGCATAA
- a CDS encoding V-type ATP synthase subunit A, with amino-acid sequence MKTGKIIKVSGPLVVAEGMENANVYDVVRVSEKKLIGEIIEMRGDQASIQVYEETSGIGPGEEVFTTGEPLSVELGPGLIEAMFDGIQRPLKEYQEIAGDFLDKGVEVKPLNREKKWEFEPVLSAGAIVETGDVLGTVQETSVVNHKIMVPAGIKGTLKTIKSGSYTVVDTIAVIKTEKGDVEVQMMQKWPVRRGRKYKQKLNPEAPLITGQRVIDTFFPVTKGGTACVPGPFGSGKTVVQHQMAKWADAEIIVYVGCGERGNEMTDVLMEFPEIIDPKTGQSLMKRTVLIANTSNMPVAAREASIYTGITIAEYFRDMGYSVAIMADSTSRWAEALREMSGRLEEMPGDEGYPAYLGSRAAEFYERAGKVICLGQDGREGALTVIGAVSPPGGDISEPVSQATLRIVKVFWGLDANLAYRRHFPAINWLNSYSLYQAKVDNWMNQNVGPEFSRNRARAMSLLQEENSLQEIVRLVGKDTLSEKDQLKLEVAKSIREDYLQQNAFMESDTYTSLEKQDKMLDLVLKFYDEGLRGLENGAYLNEIVAMPVRERIARAKYLPEAELNKIDEVAKELEKGIDELVNKGGVANA; translated from the coding sequence TTGAAAACAGGAAAAATAATAAAAGTATCTGGGCCTCTTGTTGTTGCAGAAGGTATGGAAAATGCCAATGTGTATGACGTGGTAAGAGTTTCGGAGAAAAAATTGATAGGTGAAATTATTGAAATGAGAGGCGACCAGGCTTCTATTCAAGTATATGAAGAAACATCGGGAATTGGACCAGGAGAAGAGGTTTTCACAACTGGAGAGCCTTTAAGTGTTGAATTGGGTCCTGGGCTTATTGAAGCGATGTTTGATGGGATTCAACGTCCGTTAAAGGAATATCAGGAAATAGCAGGGGACTTTTTGGATAAAGGAGTAGAGGTTAAGCCTTTAAATAGAGAAAAAAAATGGGAATTTGAACCTGTTTTATCAGCTGGAGCGATAGTTGAAACTGGTGACGTCTTAGGAACAGTTCAGGAAACTTCTGTTGTAAATCATAAAATTATGGTGCCAGCTGGAATTAAAGGGACTTTGAAAACTATTAAAAGTGGAAGTTATACAGTAGTTGATACAATTGCAGTTATTAAAACTGAAAAAGGTGATGTAGAAGTTCAAATGATGCAAAAATGGCCAGTAAGACGTGGAAGAAAATATAAACAGAAATTAAATCCAGAAGCTCCATTAATTACAGGACAAAGGGTAATTGATACATTTTTCCCTGTAACTAAAGGTGGGACTGCTTGTGTACCAGGACCTTTTGGATCTGGAAAAACAGTTGTGCAACACCAAATGGCTAAATGGGCAGATGCTGAAATTATAGTTTATGTAGGGTGTGGAGAACGTGGAAATGAGATGACAGACGTTCTTATGGAATTTCCAGAAATAATTGACCCAAAAACTGGACAATCATTAATGAAGAGAACTGTACTTATAGCAAATACTTCAAATATGCCGGTTGCAGCCAGAGAGGCAAGTATTTATACAGGGATTACAATTGCAGAATATTTTAGAGATATGGGATATTCTGTGGCAATAATGGCTGATTCTACTTCAAGATGGGCGGAAGCACTTAGGGAAATGTCTGGACGGCTTGAAGAAATGCCAGGAGATGAAGGATACCCAGCTTATTTAGGTTCAAGAGCCGCAGAATTTTATGAAAGAGCAGGAAAAGTAATTTGTCTTGGACAAGATGGAAGAGAAGGAGCATTGACAGTTATTGGAGCAGTTTCACCTCCAGGTGGGGATATTTCAGAGCCGGTATCACAGGCTACACTTCGTATTGTTAAGGTGTTCTGGGGACTAGATGCTAATTTAGCATATAGACGTCATTTCCCTGCGATTAACTGGTTAAATTCTTATTCATTGTATCAAGCAAAAGTTGATAATTGGATGAATCAAAATGTAGGACCTGAGTTTTCTAGAAATAGAGCTCGTGCAATGTCATTGCTGCAAGAGGAAAACAGTTTGCAGGAAATTGTTAGATTAGTTGGTAAAGATACTTTATCAGAAAAGGATCAGCTTAAACTGGAAGTTGCAAAATCAATAAGAGAAGATTATTTGCAGCAAAATGCGTTTATGGAGTCAGATACTTATACTTCGCTTGAAAAACAGGATAAAATGCTTGATTTAGTATTGAAATTTTATGATGAAGGGTTAAGAGGGCTTGAAAATGGCGCTTATTTAAATGAAATTGTAGCAATGCCAGTGAGAGAAAGAATTGCAAGAGCAAAATATTTGCCTGAAGCTGAATTAAATAAAATTGATGAAGTGGCAAAGGAATTGGAAAAAGGAATAGATGAACTTGTAAATAAAGGAGGTGTAGCAAATGCTTAA
- a CDS encoding V-type ATP synthase subunit C, whose translation MDRMDYGQSVVTIRVLEKRLLTRNRLERMIEAETPEEVLKLLGETEYSQDMADIHGSQDYETILKRETERVFSIVRKMVKNTTIVDILSLKYDYHNLKVLLKSKITGKDFSNLLMQAGTIDAGKFKTKFELQSNDLPREIIEAIVEVQKDFEENHNPQRIDILVDKHYFRNLSRLAKEIDVKVITDYVEGLIDFQNMITLLRVQKQNRDARFLETVIFEGGTISKNKIVASINDNIDTILNKFKKEKLGMYLAKGLETFNETKRLSELEKISDNYLMELNKESKYVVFGPEPLFTYLVAKEREINAVRMIMVSKINNISSDKIRERLRETYA comes from the coding sequence ATGGATAGAATGGATTACGGACAGAGTGTCGTAACTATTAGGGTACTGGAAAAGAGGCTTTTAACTAGAAATAGACTGGAAAGAATGATAGAAGCCGAAACTCCCGAAGAAGTGCTAAAATTATTGGGAGAAACAGAATATTCTCAAGATATGGCTGATATTCATGGTAGTCAAGATTATGAAACAATACTGAAAAGGGAAACAGAGCGGGTATTTTCAATTGTGAGAAAAATGGTTAAAAACACTACGATTGTTGATATTTTATCTTTGAAGTATGATTATCATAACTTGAAAGTATTATTAAAAAGTAAAATAACAGGAAAAGATTTTTCAAATTTGCTTATGCAGGCTGGAACGATTGATGCTGGAAAATTTAAAACAAAATTTGAGCTGCAAAGTAATGATTTGCCAAGGGAAATAATAGAGGCAATTGTTGAAGTTCAAAAAGATTTTGAAGAAAATCATAATCCGCAAAGAATTGATATACTTGTAGACAAGCATTACTTTAGAAATTTATCACGTTTAGCAAAAGAGATTGATGTAAAAGTTATTACTGATTATGTTGAAGGATTGATTGACTTTCAGAATATGATAACTTTGCTTAGAGTTCAAAAGCAAAATCGTGATGCGAGATTCTTGGAAACTGTTATTTTTGAAGGTGGAACAATTTCAAAAAATAAAATTGTCGCTTCAATAAATGATAATATAGATACTATTTTGAATAAGTTCAAGAAAGAAAAATTGGGAATGTATCTGGCAAAAGGGTTAGAAACATTTAATGAGACAAAAAGATTATCGGAACTTGAGAAAATTTCTGATAATTATTTAATGGAATTAAATAAAGAATCAAAATATGTTGTATTCGGACCAGAGCCATTATTTACATATTTAGTTGCAAAAGAGCGTGAAATCAATGCAGTCAGAATGATAATGGTAAGCAAGATTAACAACATAAGTTCGGATAAAATAAGGGAAAGGTTGCGTGAAACTTATGCATAA
- a CDS encoding V-type ATP synthase subunit E, producing the protein MSNLDNLTSKILADAKAQADKIVKDAQEKAQHKYDLEIKKINAKKETVLENARRDRELLSERIKSSANLKARNKKLEAKQAVIDKVIDKLKTKLVNMDEKKYINYLNKNIDKKTITGKELIVKKEFVGKVKKEFPGAKVKGNEFVTSGFIIEENGIQENYTFEVKLDFMRDELEVEISKLLFS; encoded by the coding sequence ATGTCTAATTTAGATAATTTAACATCAAAAATATTAGCTGATGCTAAAGCACAGGCAGACAAAATTGTAAAAGATGCACAGGAAAAGGCGCAACATAAATATGATCTTGAAATAAAAAAAATTAATGCAAAAAAAGAAACTGTTCTTGAAAATGCAAGAAGAGATCGTGAACTTCTTTCTGAAAGAATTAAGTCAAGCGCTAATTTAAAGGCTAGAAATAAAAAACTGGAAGCAAAGCAGGCTGTAATTGATAAAGTTATAGATAAATTAAAAACAAAACTTGTTAATATGGATGAAAAAAAATATATTAATTATTTGAATAAAAATATTGATAAAAAAACTATAACTGGGAAAGAGCTAATTGTAAAAAAAGAATTTGTGGGAAAAGTTAAAAAGGAATTTCCAGGTGCAAAAGTAAAGGGAAATGAGTTTGTAACTTCAGGATTTATTATTGAAGAAAATGGGATTCAGGAAAATTACACTTTTGAAGTGAAATTGGACTTTATGAGGGATGAACTGGAAGTTGAAATTTCAAAACTTTTATTTTCATAA